Below is a genomic region from Henckelia pumila isolate YLH828 chromosome 3, ASM3356847v2, whole genome shotgun sequence.
AATGAAGCATTCTCCATGAACTTGACAAATTCATCAAAATCTATCCTTCCATCTCCATTTTCATCAAAAACACCGATCATCCTCGCACAATCCTCCATTGATCTGGATCCTTCACGCTCCAATCCCAAATCGCACAAAACCTTGCGTAGCTCCCATGCCTCAATGAACCCATCATTGTTCTTATCAAACACATCGAAAGCCTCTTTGACTTCACCCAAACAAGGACTCCTCGATTCGAAAAGGGAGAAGATGTCATTCTCGTCCAATGTTGATGGAAAACTCCCTCCCTCTGAAGTCTGATTCAAT
It encodes:
- the LOC140888681 gene encoding probable calcium-binding protein CML46, giving the protein MENISLNPIPRLIEIALNKKRFYDTLLSRFNSTIQSHFATTNSRIQPEKKLKINDFDPKYKRVVQTLSCKDTETVLTRLGLNQTSEGGSFPSTLDENDIFSLFESRSPCLGEVKEAFDVFDKNNDGFIEAWELRKVLCDLGLEREGSRSMEDCARMIGVFDENGDGRIDFDEFVKFMENASL